A region of Pristiophorus japonicus isolate sPriJap1 chromosome 32, sPriJap1.hap1, whole genome shotgun sequence DNA encodes the following proteins:
- the naa10 gene encoding N-alpha-acetyltransferase 10, protein MNIRNARVGGSRSALGPRPAGLQAGLRRPSRARCCRRRRLLWAWPEPRPQATAQLSYIAEDENGKIVGYVLAKMEEDPDDVPHGHITSLAVKRSHRRLGLAQKLMDQASRAMIENFNARYVSLHVRKSNRAALHLYSNTLNFQISEVEPKYYADGEDAYAMKRDLTLMADEFRKQADTRERLKPVVLGSLDHRAHHRSNHLADCCRDERCGGGVSGGGAAATPAPGGRACNGAEDSGDSRDVSEFSEATESTDVKDSSEASDSAS, encoded by the exons ATGAACATCCGCAACGCCAGGGTGGGTGGAAGCCGCTCGGCCCTCGGCCCTCGGCCCGCAGGTTTACAGGCCGGACTCAGGCGGCCATCGCGCGCACGCTGCTGCCGCCGCCGCCGCCTTTTATGGGCATGGCCCGAGCCACGCCCCCAGGCGACGGCCCAG CTCTCTTACATCGCCGAGGATGAGAACGGAAAGATCGTTGGCTACGTTCTGGCTAAAAT GGAAGAAGATCCTGACGACGTTCCTCACGGACACATCACCTCTCTG gcggtGAAGAGGTCCCATCGGCGGCTCGGTCTGGCCCAGAAGCTGATGGACCAGGCGTCCAGAGCCATGATCGAGAACTTCAACGCCCGATACGTGTCCCTGCACGTCAGGAAGAG CAACCGAGCCGCTCTGCATCTTTACTCGAACACGCTGAACTTCCA GATCAGTGAGGTGGAGCCCAAGTACTACGCAGACGGGGAGGATGCATACGCCATGAAGAGGGATTTAACGCTGATGGCCGACGAG TTCAGGAAACAAGCGGACACGAGGGAGAGGCTGAAACCAGTGGTGCTGGGGTCCCTGGATCACCGGGCCCACCACCGGTCTAACCACCTCGCCGACTGCTGCCGCGACGAGCGGTGCGGGGGCGGGGTGTCGGGCGGCGGGGCGGCAGCGACGCCGGCCCCCGGGGGCCGGGCCTGCAACGGGGCGGAGGACAGCGGCGACAGCAGGGACGTGAGCGAATTCAGCGAGGCGACGGAGAGCACCGATGTCAAGGACAGCTCGGAGGCCTCGGACTCTGCGTCGTAA